The genomic DNA CCACAAACGGCCCTTTTCAGGGCCACCCATATTTCCCAAAAAGTCCCCAATGTCACTCGAAAATGCGCaatatgttatttgttataGTAGTTAGTTATTGGTGTGAAAGagatattgatgaaatattgGTCCAAGACTTACATACACAAGTGAAACACATATTTAATGATGATTACAAAACATATTAACTTTACCATTGGAGACAAATAAATGACAATGTCGTTACCCACACATATGCTAATGCTGTCGTCtgtttataaatgaattatataaagatgctacacgaCCGATGAATGGTAATGTTTATGTATGAAAAAACTTGAGCCGACaacaataagtatttttcttcaataacaagtttacttacttacttacttatcACCATTggaaatgtaataaaaacaggtatgtaatataACTAATTCCAATCCATAACACTGTCTGAAATgaaatgaggtactgattgcgcagACAACAAAAGGAAAactaattattataaatgtcaAGTAGAGGTTATACACGTATTAAGCATCAATTACTGGCCAACTGATGTTGTTATTTAGTTCCATATATAGATcggtatattttatttgtgtgtaCCCATTTATCGTTTTATGTATGCGTAAAATTCACTGTGTGGTAATATTTATCTTGATATGCGTATTCCGTCTGTAGATAGACataatattgttgttgttttgaatCGGCTACACATGCGTATGGTATGGTATATTCtagattaaataaaaatttgttattGCATAGTTTGGATTTggtacaatatatttttgtattatatttatgtaagattgtttaatactttgggTACGTTGAGAAAAATTATGCTACAACACTTTGCGTAATTTCGAGTGATATAGGAGCTTTTTGAGAAGTTTGGTGGCCCTAAAAAGGGCCGTTTGTTTTGGTTGTAGACAGGCTTCGTTCTGGTTTAACCGCCAAATCCGTACAGAGTACGTCCTTGCCTCTTCAGAGCGTACACAACATCCATAGCTGTGACAGTCTTCCTCTTGGCATGCTCGGTGTATGTAACGGCATCCCTGATGACATTCTCAAGGAAAACCTTAAGGACACCACGGGTCTCTTCGTAGATGAGTCCAGAGATACGTTTCACACCACCTCGGCGAGCCAGACGACGAATAGCGGGCTTGGTGATACCCTGGATGTTATCACGCAACACCTTCCTGTGCCTCTTGGCACCTCCCTTTCCGAGTCCCTTTCCTCCTTTACCTCTTCCAGACATGTTTACAGACTGCGAGCAGTGACTGAAATGACTCCGCTCACTGAAAACCGCCACATATAAGAATGTCTAGGCCGTGTGAGAAGACCTCTGCGTTTTTGTAAGCACGGCTTTCATTGGTCATAATTCCAGCGTTCTCTACAGCGGTGTGGTATGGTGTTATGTGGACACATGTGTACACAGTAAACGTGAAAATGATATGTTATTTCAAAGGACTTGTTATGTGCgactaattttttttataacatgaATAGATACTTAATAAACAAGTACAGTAAATTGCGTTTGATGTAATGGTATACATGCATATTGTAGCAATATTTCAGATAACCTTTATCATATTTATCCTCCTATTAAAATAGAGTTACACGGGTTTTAATGTTGATTAAGTTTAACTGTTGATTATGTGTGAAGAGAGTATATTGTATTAGATACGTGTTTAACGTGAAGGTCTCAAGTAATGAAATAGTCTATAACATAACGGTGATACAGTATGTTTTGAAAAATGTGTCGTAGTTTAATAACAAATGCTAGGGTGCATGTATAATTTGTGTGCATTTTGTCAGAgttttgtacatgttttgtttgcTAGGTTGTATACTAAGTGTGAAAGCCGTATAATTAATGACATTAATACACATCTAAAAATGTTGTAATTGCTGAGTGAAGTATTGTATGTTcgtttttattaaaaacaagacGGTCCAAGCGGTTTAAAAGCATTTATTGTGTGGTATCCGATACATATAACACGAGGAAAAAAACTTGctacctgaaaaaaaaaaaaatacccccAAAAAAATCGCGCCTCGCTCCGCTCGGCGCACAAACAAatcacaaaacaacaacaaaaacacacaaaacaaacaaaacacaacatacaaactttttttttggggggccttttttttttttttttttaaccaaaaaTACAACCATTCAAATAACCAAACATACATTCATCGCTAAACACccaatacaaaaacaatcattcaataacatacacacacatcaatacacatacaaaacaaacaaaacaccaaAAATTTACAACATTTCAAA from Argopecten irradians isolate NY unplaced genomic scaffold, Ai_NY scaffold_0661, whole genome shotgun sequence includes the following:
- the LOC138313362 gene encoding histone H4; translation: MSGRGKGGKGLGKGGAKRHRKVLRDNIQGITKPAIRRLARRGGVKRISGLIYEETRGVLKVFLENVIRDAVTYTEHAKRKTVTAMDVVYALKRQGRTLYGFGG